A genomic region of Ochotona princeps isolate mOchPri1 chromosome 17, mOchPri1.hap1, whole genome shotgun sequence contains the following coding sequences:
- the LOC101533546 gene encoding keratin-associated protein 3-2-like, translating into MACCVARCCSVPTGPATTICSHDKCCRCGVCLPSTCPHTVWQLEPTCCDNCPPPCHIPQPCVPTCFLLNSCQPRPNLESYNLTTYVAQNSCCEPCIPRNC; encoded by the coding sequence ATGGCTTGCTGTGTTGCCCGCTGCTGCAGTGTCCCCACCGGCCCTGCCACCACCATCTGCTCCCACGACAAGTGCTGCCGCTGTGGAGTCTgcctgcccagcacctgcccacaCACGGTTTGGCAGCTGGAGCCAACCTGCTGTGACAActgccccccaccctgccacatCCCTCAGCCCTGTGTGcccacctgcttcctgctcaaCTCCTGCCAGCCAAGGCCAAACCTGGAGAGCTACAACCTCACCACTTATGTTGCTCAGAACAGCTGCTGTGAGCCCTGCATCCCCAGAAACTGCTGA
- the LOC101519170 gene encoding keratin-associated protein 3-2-like, whose product MACCVARCCSVPTGPATTICSHDKCCRCGVCLPSTCPHTVWQLEPTCCDNCPPPCHIPQPCVPTCFLLNSCQPRPNLESYNLTTYVAQNSCCEPCIPRNC is encoded by the coding sequence ATGGCTTGCTGTGTTGCCCGCTGCTGCAGCGTCCCCACCGGCCCTGCCACCACCATCTGCTCCCACGACAAGTGCTGCCGCTGTGGAGTCTgcctgcccagcacctgcccacaCACGGTTTGGCAGCTGGAGCCAACCTGCTGTGACAActgccccccaccctgccacatCCCTCAGCCCTGTGTGcccacctgcttcctgctcaaCTCCTGCCAGCCAAGGCCAAACCTGGAGAGCTACAACCTCACCACTTATGTTGCTCAGAACAGCTGCTGTGAGCCCTGCATTCCCAGAAACTGCTGA